The following proteins come from a genomic window of Leishmania major strain Friedlin complete genome, chromosome 3:
- a CDS encoding conserved hypothetical protein (previous protein_id=AAM69021.2) yields MHRLRRALRLTERAAVCALYLLLPFLLYYSTPPSASQRLPPARASITAALLAPFLCVRAVEYDLSLAFQANDHVDSVCVPGATAARTSVQAPPTSTRGSAMKEAAVGPTVSTARAAAIDLSACPHYSLWSLLAGVNNFGETTRVDGGNVDAAAASRAGARGGVDSSTRPVDRHGRAAAAEAEARRRIPTATPAAAPSAASTAHVVPGDLTSTLSGSRNALTYYYQVLNTDNFFFMLQGCTIQITIDGDVPPSYAYNTFQRYADGYALNVSATGKDGSISGGSGVRGTLASSAGTRTSGAEGDGDEAYPNITPRTAFFFWNQPRLHCTYNAPALMSMMIDLANQHHHRRQPEEEEEEPRRAFLKDDAVLAEAGVQPADGEAAAGRPAASSTGPLYPSCAASMPPPQNILPSGGRNTTLTVNYMQLGSSVVVKIFSFDVWYQLTGTPVLATHSAARTTTTAAPASAAYSAVFSSDPITRSSSCSTGASTKNLAAGQSLKLPGDPEKVCTAPALYTISLNPLLARASSWSLGSSTDWLQPSVMVTHDYPAARVIAVVAQCSGVPLSFAVKVNFLNPGKYPGSGQHYATFITYLFFLACYALLLIVFLVMIVPCSKRRRRGQGRQRRGGGAEGGESTSSSPGQARAADKTKRASAGSDQRSADKNRGGSVRGRRSGSAAAGGDGRDGHRQDDDGGEEMHGTSAPNSTTAKYAAPESMSAAVKGMTKVPPSPSSSSPTSVAAVAARTRASAQRGAAESDQDNAEDEPLHREEGESSRQQRRGGAGPQQQQGQRVVERRDGVSEGDDSQQETSSLYTAHSNAHHTSSSGIYDETDINCGSSDAASEAQARRGASGRRRAQSRRRRGPSTLSLSTSGDDSDCSSSTTTTTTTTDSTSDDDDSRAARRRRRQKEQRRAKRGIQKQKKQRSRPRRQASATSTSRCYAANNLNDDRRGSSTGTFAAPLRWRFRAVGMANAVGHHVLDPVRLWWAESHILVMHAPIQWLVLVLLVLRCLLSVLLASKFFLLSGAVRRDSLMGNSLPLVCVIFEVATDTLLIPIEMLVAMGWGLAFTAPLPTNQIVTVGFATLMMFIVLVFSAACAKDGLSMSLTANRHARLINSNLCNTVAYTRAAFEMVCRVHNVLRMFFLSLWLSKTVVPADAAAVQRQRRQSHRQLQGAQSECREGQGMAGPRDGSSDGAWCKSDHHRRTSSASSSSSSGQCDGSSLVTADTTTPSSAPIALRLPPRLGYPGVSLSAMDVYLRYRGMRVPFAMLLVWAVLLLVFAFTVYQPEDYYMVIAFRELQSVYLLGFIILFLRTSSPLYC; encoded by the coding sequence ATGCATCGCCTTCGGCGCGCACTGCGGCTCACAGAGCGCGCAGCAGTGTGTGCGCTGTATCTCCTGCTGCCGTTCCTGCTGTACTACTCAACGCCGCCATCCGCAtcgcagcggctgccgccagcacgcgcttccatcaccgccgccctccttgCTCCgtttctctgtgtgcgtgcagtcGAGTACGACCTCTCGTTGGCATTCCAGGCGAACGACCACGTCGAtagcgtgtgcgtgccgggCGCAACGGCAGCACGGACATCCGTGCAAGCGCCACCCACCTCTACTCGTGGCAGCGCAATGaaagaggcggcggtgggccCGACAGTCTCGACGGCccgcgcggcggccatcGATCTGTCGGCCTGTCCGCACTACTCGTTGTGGTCGCTCCTGGCTGGGGTGAACAACTTCGGGGAAACAACAAGAGTGGATGGGGGTAACGtggatgccgcggcggcgagtcGTGCTGGTGCTCGGGGCGGTGTAGACAGCTCCACGAGGCCCGTCGACCGGCACggcagagcggcggcggcggaggcggaggcgcgccgGCGTATCCCAACGGCCaccccagcggcggcgccgtccgcaGCGAGCACCGCGCACGTAGTGCCAGGCGACCTCACCAGCACGCTTTCGGGCTCGCGCAACGCGCTCACCTACTACTATCAAGTGCTGAACACAGACAACTTCTTCTTCATGTTGCAGGGGTGCACCATCCAAATCACCATCGATGGAGACGTGCCGCCGTCCTACGCCTACAACACCTTCCAACGATACGCGGATGGCTATGCGTTAAACGTCTCCGCCACGGGCAAGGATGGCAGCATCAGTGGTGGCTCTGGGGTGCGAGGTACCCTTGCCTCCTCAGCTGGCACCAGAACCAGCGGCGCTGAGGGTGACGGCGATGAGGCGTACCCCAACATCACGCCGCGGACGGCATTCTTTTTTTGGAatcagccgcggctgcactGCACGTACAACGCTCCGGCGCTGATGTCGATGATGATTGATCTTGCTaaccagcaccaccaccggcggcagccggaggaggaggaggaggagccaCGCCGTGCGTTCTTGAAGGACGACGCAGTCTTGGCAGAAGCCGGCGTACAGCCAGCAGACGGCGAGGCAGCTGCGGGTAGGCCAGCAGCCTCCTCGACTGGGCCCCTTTATCCGTCCTGCGCCGCAAGCATGCCCCCGCCGCAGAACATCCTACCGTCTGGCGGCCGGAACACAACGCTCACGGTGAACTACATGCAACTCGGCAGCTCCGTCGTCGTGAAGATCTTCAGCTTCGATGTGTGGTATCAGCTCACAGGCACACCGGTTCTAGCGACTCACTCGGCGGCGCGTACCACgaccaccgcagcgcccgcgTCGGCCGCGTACTCGGCAGTCTTCTCCAGCGACCCGATCACCAGAAGCAGCAGTTGCAGCACTGGTGCGTCCACCAAGAACCTGGCCGCTGGGCAGTCGTTAAAGTTACCGGGGGACCCCGAGAAGGTgtgcacggcgccggcgctctACACCATCTCCCTGAACCCGCTGCTTGCGCGGGCCTCTTCCTGGAGCCTCGGCAGTTCCACAGACTGGCTACAGCCCTCCGTGATGGTCACCCACGACTACCCGGCCGCCCGCGTTATCGCGGTTGTCGCGCAGTGCTCTGGTGTGCCACTTTCCTTCGCAGTGAAGGTGAACTTCCTGAATCCTGGCAAATACCCCGGCAGCGGTCAGCATTACGCCACCTTCATCACGTACTTGTTCTTCTTGGCGTGCTATGCCCTCCTGCTCATCGTGTTCCTGGTAATGATTGTACCGTGCAgcaagcggcggcggcgggggcaggggcggcaacgtcgtggtggcggtgctgaggGGGGCGaaagcaccagcagcagcccaggtcaggcaagagcagcagacAAGACGAAGCGGGCGAGCGCGGGATCTGACCAGCGCAGTGCTGACAAAAACAGAGGCGGTAGCGtgcgcgggcggcggagcggcagtgccgcggctggcggggACGGTCGCGACGGCCACCGCcaagacgacgacggtggcgaaGAAATGCACGGGACGAGCGCCCCAAACAGTACAACGGCGAAATATGCGGCCCCCGAGAGTATGTCCGCGGCGGTGAAGGGCATGACCAAAGTGCCACCAAGcccatcctcgtcgtcgccgaccTCCgtagcagcggtggcagcccgcacacgcgcgtcggcgcagcgcggcgcagctgaaaGTGACCAGGACAACGCCGAAGACGAGCCTCTTCatagggaggagggcgaaaGCAGCAGACAgcaacgccgcggcggtgccgggccgcagcagcagcagggccagCGGGTCGTGGAGAGACGCGATGGCGTCAGCGAGGGCGACGACTCCCAGCAAGAGACCTCTTCCTTATACACAGCGCACTCGAACGCGCACCACACGTCGTCTTCGGGTATCTACGACGAGACGGACATCaactgcggcagcagcgatgccgcaAGCGAGGCGCAGGCGAGGCGAGGCGCGAGCGGGCGTCGCCGTGCGCAGagccgtcgacgccgcggcccctccacgctctccctctccaccagcggcgacgactcggattgcagcagcagcaccaccaccaccaccactaccactGACAGCacgagcgacgacgacgacagccgcgccgcccgccgacggcgacggcagaaggagcagcgacgcgcgaAAAGGGGGATTCAGAAGCAGAAGAAGCAACGATCCCGTCCACGCCGTCAGGCCTCGGCCACCTCGACCTCTCGCTGCTACGCCGCCAACAACCTAAACGACGACCGGAGAGGCTCGAGCACGGGCACcttcgctgcgccgcttcggTGGCGTTTCAGGGCGGTGGGAATGGCCAACGCCGTTGGCCACCACGTCCTTGACCCGGTGCGACTGTGGTGGGCTGAGAGCCACATCCTCGTTATGCATGCACCGATCCAGTGGCTTGTCCTCGTCCTTCTCGTGCTCAGGTGCTTGCTGAGCGTCCTCTTAGCGTCGAAGTTCTTTCTGCTCTCTGgggcggtgcgccgcgacTCCTTGATGGGCAACAGCCTGCCACTCGTCTGCGTTATTTTCGAAGTCGCGACGGACACGCTGCTGATCCCGATAGAGATGCTGGTGGCGATGGGGTGGGGCCTGGCTTTCACGGCGCCACTGCCCACGAACCAAATTGTTACCGTCGGCTTTGCCACGCTCATGATGTTCATCGTCCTTGTTTtcagcgccgcgtgcgcgaAGGATGGTCTGAGCATGTCGCTGACCGCGAATCGGCACGCGAGGCTCATCAACAGCAATCTATGCAACACAGTCGCATACACCCGCGCCGCTTTCGAGATGGTCTGCCGCGTCCACAACGTGCTTCGCATGTTCTTCCTGTCGCTGTGGCTGTCGAAGACGGTGGTGCCggccgatgcagcggctgtgcagaggcagcgcagaCAGAGTCACAGGCAGCTGCAAGGCGCACAAAGTGAGTGCCGTGAAGGACAAGGAATGGCCGGGCCCCGCGATGGCAGCAGTGATGGGGCGTGGTGCAAGTCAGATCATCACCGCCGCACCTCGTctgcgtcctcgtcctcgtcatctgGTCAGTGCGACGGTTCGTCTCTTgtcaccgccgacaccacaacgccgtcgtcggccCCGATCGCCCtccggctgccgccgcgcctcggCTACCCTGGCGTGTCCCTGTCGGCGATGGACGTGTATCTTCGCTACCGTGGCATGCGGGTGCCCTTCGCGATGCTGCTGGTATGGGCGGTTCTGCTGCTGGTCTTCGCCTTCACCGTCTACCAGCCGGAAGACTACTACATGGTGATAGCCTTTCGGGAGCTGCAGAGTGTGTATCTCCTCGGCTTCATCATCCTCTTTTTGCGGACGTCATCCCCTCTCTACTGCTAA
- a CDS encoding hypothetical protein (previous protein_id=AAM69022.1): protein MSSDFETLSCNLESSEPRRRHCRRSSSSIGCDSDTLDDLIADDDAQLLRRLAVRNSAPGAGARRALSSDHASAHLGRRESALYGYRAYGVTGGVAATSPAARGGACGTMPLSTKGPITCCHQPATVAHTTVKSTDSLDNLGGAFTATVVTPRAPGGGGVSWASATAAPTTTAAHASAFRDREAASLVERQVTCPPDTSSLTSVTSAATMTASATTGRTHDSTNDDDSSEDNEGAEEGRAHLKGGHTVQHRRLAHDASEAAAASRTPQPTSRAPPHRSARDFDGFYNTGLLLEDDDDDDDDAAESELSRRPARAVDSAAAPFPSTALNASLLYMQGPAGQRGSDAPISFRRAQAAPATPGPHTKGHGKRPASPTSAKKSTVTAARPLFIASRREAASEELCRLAVALPTMTTVHWLSLVITLLVPVNLLCLDVMALGWIRRRVDASYGGTSALPSSGLTTSPTSLRVVICGAAGVSTGVAEAPSSCGNDSGFTFNMGAPTFTSTSGGGGGCGRSGSSSGGSTAGAGNPRRVDAKTSSFSSAHTVPALCSVILWLLAPNGLLCRLVIHRLRRPTGEAVADDHEPEDESVVNLSPSLAATAAAPSTPSPLHRSAASSTDEYRHLRAEWQVCCDVYERVRQLAPHLEVIELFIRYACLWVMLHAPPLPCATVASEWTDAWLLKAPAPEEEKVMAQNSSHWRASSSVTASVSPRRASDAIAAA, encoded by the coding sequence ATGTCCAGCGACTTCGAGACTCTCTCGTGCAACCTGGAGAGCAGTGAACCTCGGCGGAGacactgccgccgcagcagcagcagcatcgggTGCGACTCTGACACGCTCGATGACCTTAtcgccgacgacgatgcgcagctgctgcgccggctcgCGGTTCGCAACTCAGCTCCCGGCGCGGGTGCTCGTCGTGCGCTCTCTAGTGACCACGCCAGTGCACACTTGGGTCGGCGTGAGTCGGCTTTGTACGGCTACCGCGCCTACGGTGTGACGGGCGGAGTCGCAGCGACTTCGCcggctgcgcgcggcggtgcctgTGGCACGATGCCTCTCTCCACCAAGGGCCCCATCACCTGCTGCCACCAACCTGCCACCGTTGCGCACACCACTGTCAAGAGCACGGATAGCCTGGACAACCTGGGCGGTGCTTTCACCGCCACGGTAGTGACCCCGCGCGCCCCAGGTGGGGGGGGCGTCTCATGGGCatcagcgacagcggcgcccacgaccaccgccgcccatGCCTCGGCGTTCCGTGACagggaggcggcgtcgctggtCGAGCGCCAGGTGACATGCCCGCCGGACACCAGCTCCCTCACCTCTGTCACGAGCGCCGCGACCATGACTGCCTCTGCTACCACGGGTCGCACGCACGACTCAACTAACGACGATGACAGCTCTGAAGACAATGAAGGAGCGGAGGAGGGTCGGGCACACCTCAAAGGCGGCCACACcgtgcagcaccggcggctaGCGCACGACGCATCggaagcagccgcagcctCACGTACGCCACAGCCTACCTCGCGCGCCCCGCCCCACCGCAGTGCACGGGACTTTGACGGCTTCTACAACACGGGCTTGTTGCTGGaggatgatgatgatgacgacgacgatgcggcTGAGAGTGAGCTGAGTCGCCGTCCCGCTCGCGCGGtcgacagcgctgccgcaccatTTCCATCCACGGCACTCAACGCGAGTCTTCTCTACATGCAGGGCCCAGCTGGACAacgcggcagcgatgcaccTATCAGCTTTcggcgcgcgcaggcagccCCTGCAACGCCAGGCCCACACACCAAAGGACATGGCAAGCGTCCCGCCTCACCGACGTCCGCCAAAAAATCGACGGTCACCGCAGCGCGTCCTTTGTTTATCGCCTCGCGACGCGAGGCAGCTAGCGAAGAGTTGTGTCGGTTGGCTGTGGCGCTGCCCACCATGACGACGGTGCACTGGCTCTCGCTCGTCATCACTCTTCTCGTGCCAGTCAACCTGCTGTGCCTTGATGTGATGGCGCTGGGGTGGATACGGCGGCGCGTGGACGCGAGCTACGGCGGCACATCTGCGTTGCCGTCATCTGGCCTGACCACCTCACCCACTTCCTTGCGCGTAGTGATCTGTGGTGCTGCGGGGGTCTCGACCGGCGTCGCAGAAGCTCCGTCGTCGTGCGGGAACGACTCCGGGTTCACATTCAACATGGGCGCCCCCACcttcacctccacctccggcggcggcggcggctgtggtagaagcgggagcagcagcggcggcagcactgccggcgccggcaacCCACGAAGGGTCGACGCGAAAACGTCTTCGTTCTCGTCTGCGCACACGGTGCCTGCCCTGTGCAGCGTCATTCTGTGGCTCTTGGCCCCCAACGGACTTCTCTGCCGACTTGTTATACACCGGCTCCGGCGACCCACTGGCGAAGCAGTTGCTGACGATCATGAGCCGGAGGACGAGTCTGTGGTGAACCTATCGCCATCGTtggcagcaacggcagcagcaccgagcACACCATCCCCACTGCACCGATCAGCGGCATCAAGCACCGATGAGTATCGCCACTTAAGAGCGGAGTGGCAAGTGTGTTGCGACGTCTATGAGCGTGTGCGTCAGCTGGCACCACACCTGGAGGTGATCGAGCTCTTTATCCGGTACGCGTGTTTGTGGGTCATGCtgcacgcccctcccctgccgtGTGCGACAGTGGCGAGCGAGTGGACGGACGCGTGGCTACTgaaggcgccggcgcctgaagaagagaaggtgaTGGCGCAGAACAGCAGTCACTGGCGCGCCTCGAGCAGCGTCACAGCCTCGGTATCGCCGCGCCGTGCTTCGGACGCCATCGCGGCTGCCTGA
- a CDS encoding putative quinone oxidoreductase (previous protein_id=AAM69023.1): MEVIATAHGGPEVLAVRPSSHTPDATQLEGGQVLVHNAYAGVNFIDTYFLSGLYKKPAMPYIVGEEGAGAVVKVGAGVPETMLGKRVAYFGGAGCTGSYAAFTVAPASALREVPDGVTDAEAAAVMCQGLTAHYLVDSSYPCGPGSTVVVHAAAGGTGLLVCQMAKLRGARVIGVCGGAEKATLARSVGRADVVIDYVATPDWAPLVRAAAPQGVDAVYDGVGQATFAGSLSVLRPRGYMITFGNASGAVPPVSPLELSRAGSVYLQRPTLGDFMRTPEEVQRRTSEVFEWVASKQVQLTIGHEYPLHEAAQALADLQSRKTTGKLLLKCID; this comes from the coding sequence ATGGAGGTGATTGCCACGGCGCACGGCGGGCCTGAGGTGCTCGCGGTTCGTCCATCCTCGCACACCCCCGACGCAACGCAGCTGGAGGGGGGTCAGGTGCTGGTGCACAACGCCTACGCTGGCGTGAACTTCATCGACACCTACTTCCTTAGCGGCCTTTATAAGAAGCCGGCAATGCCGTACATCgtgggcgaggagggcgcgggTGCGGTCGTCAAGGtcggcgccggtgtgccGGAGACGATGCTCGGGAAGCGTGTCGCCTATTTCGGTGGTGCTGGCTGCACTGGCAGCTACGCCGCCTTCACAGTGGCGCCAGCGTCTGCGCTGCGCGAAGTGCCGGATGGGGTGAcggacgcggaggcggcggcagtgatgTGCCAAGGCCTGACGGCGCACTATCTGGTGGACTCCAGCTACCCGTGCGGCCCGGGctcgacggtggtggtgcacgctgccgccggtgggaCGGGGCTTCTTGTGTGCCAGatggcgaagctgcgcggtgcgcgcgtgatcggcgtctgcggcggtgcggagAAGGCGACGCTGGCGAGATCGGTAGGCCGCGCGGACGTGGTGATCGACTACGTGGCGACGCCGGACTgggcgccgctggtgcgcgcggctgcgccgcaggGCGTCGACGCAGTGTACGACGGTGTGGGCCAGGCGACCTTTGCCGGCAGCCTAtcggtgctgcggccgcgcgGCTACATGATCACCTTCGGCAACGCGagcggcgctgtgccgccaGTTTCGCCATTGGAGCTGTCGCGCGCGGGCAGCGTGTACCTGCAGCGGCCGACGCTGGGCGACTTTATGCGCACTcccgaggaggtgcagcgccgcacctcCGAGGTGTTTGAGTGGGTCGCGTCGAAGCAGGTGCAGCTGACGATCGGCCATGAGTACCCGTTGCAtgaagcggcgcaggcgctcgcgGACCTGCAGTCGCGCAAGACAACGGGCAAGCTGCTGTTGAAGTGCATCGACTGA
- a CDS encoding conserved hypothetical protein (previous protein_id=AAM69024.1) — translation MKLLKFVNSDAPHTLADVQLRNQRLWFPCRHGNAAVAAKSWTLTAASPASVSGGYWLLDDDSQPICEITDVLLALPETAANAAGSSGTFAPRGVTDKDVDGIDFRSKMGRQMERERATYGATSKTATKSARTMMNAEEMTEKKNERMKREREAVAEAIEDNDASVMEPRKKERKHSKK, via the coding sequence ATGAAACTGCTGAAGTTTGTGAACAGCGACGCCCCGCACACGCTGGCGgatgtgcagctgcgcaaccaACGCCTTTGGTTCCCATGCAGGCACGGCAAcgcggcggtagcggcgaAGAGCTGGACCCTCACTGCCGCATCACCCGCATCAGTTTCCGGGGGTTACTGGCTTCTGGACGACGACAGCCAGCCGATCTGCGAGATTACTGAtgtgctgctcgcgctgccCGAGACGGCAGCCAACGcggccggcagcagcggcaccttcGCCCCACGCGGGGTAACGGACAAGGACGTCGACGGCATCGACTTCCGCAGCAAGATGGGGCGGCAGATGGAGCGGGAGCGCGCCACTTACGGTGCCACCTCGAAGACCGCGACCAAGTCAGCACGGACGATGATGAACGCCGAGGAGATGACGGAGAAGAAGAACGAGCGCATGAAGCGCGAGCGCGAGGCTGTTGCCGAAGCGATAGAGGACAACGACGCGAGCGTGATGGAGCCGCGCAAGAAGGAGAGGAAGCACTCGAAGAAGTAG